The following coding sequences lie in one Peribacillus frigoritolerans genomic window:
- a CDS encoding DUF192 domain-containing protein → MKNRMKTKMIKILSGNRETRLTVQVADTQRKRDKGLMFVGNLPENEGMLFVYPVKIYGGFWMKNTLIPLSIAFLDWDGEILKILHMELCKEDICPTYDPEIPYQYAVEVNLGWFEKNQIKEGDYVRFY, encoded by the coding sequence ATGAAAAATAGAATGAAAACAAAAATGATAAAAATACTCAGCGGAAACAGGGAAACTAGATTAACGGTTCAAGTTGCAGATACTCAAAGAAAAAGAGATAAGGGCTTAATGTTTGTTGGGAATTTACCCGAAAACGAGGGGATGTTATTTGTGTATCCAGTTAAAATATATGGTGGCTTTTGGATGAAAAACACATTAATTCCTTTATCTATTGCTTTTCTTGATTGGGATGGGGAAATTCTAAAAATACTTCATATGGAGCTTTGTAAAGAAGATATATGTCCTACTTATGATCCAGAAATTCCTTATCAATATGCAGTTGAAGTGAACCTTGGATGGTTTGAAAAGAATCAAATTAAAGAAGGGGATTATGTAAGGTTTTATTGA
- the blaI gene encoding penicillinase repressor BlaI — MEKNIPSISESEWEIMNVLWDKAPQTANDIILSLQESTDWKPKTIRTLLDRLVQKDVVGVNKDLRVYTFYPLYTQEECQRAETESFIKRIYGGTMKSMLVQFIHEDTLSDDDINELRTILNKKPKK, encoded by the coding sequence ATGGAGAAAAACATTCCTAGTATATCAGAATCAGAATGGGAAATCATGAACGTACTTTGGGATAAAGCCCCTCAAACAGCGAATGACATCATACTTTCCTTACAGGAAAGTACCGATTGGAAACCGAAAACCATACGTACCCTTCTCGATCGATTGGTTCAAAAAGATGTGGTAGGTGTCAATAAAGATCTAAGAGTTTACACCTTTTACCCGCTCTATACACAGGAAGAGTGCCAGCGTGCCGAGACCGAATCATTTATCAAACGTATCTATGGAGGGACCATGAAATCCATGCTTGTCCAATTCATTCACGAAGATACCCTATCTGATGATGATATCAATGAACTGCGCACTATTTTAAATAAAAAACCCAAAAAGTAA
- the bla gene encoding class A beta-lactamase, whose translation MNKRWFYQILAPIGLVLMVAGCSDEKKQVVQQSETEQTGGTNQTSENITAKETTIKKFEQLEKEYDAKLGVYAIDTGTKETVKFHENERFAYTSTHKALAVGALLQQKSIEDLNQRITYTSEDLVNYNPITEKHVDTGMTLKELSDASLRYSDNTAGNLILEQLGGPAGFKKELEGIGDNVTNPERIEPDLNVVNPGETHDTSTPIALATSLQAFTLGDTLPTEKRELLIDWMKRNTTGDALIRAGVPKGWVVADKTGAGSYGTRNDIAIIWPSKGDPIVLAVLSSRDKKEADYNDELIAEATEEVIKALKVKVK comes from the coding sequence ATGAACAAAAGATGGTTTTATCAAATACTGGCACCAATAGGCTTGGTGCTTATGGTTGCAGGCTGCTCAGATGAGAAAAAACAGGTTGTACAACAATCGGAAACAGAACAAACCGGGGGAACTAACCAAACGTCGGAGAATATTACGGCAAAAGAAACCACAATCAAGAAATTTGAACAACTTGAGAAGGAATATGATGCAAAGCTTGGGGTCTATGCCATTGATACAGGAACGAAAGAAACCGTGAAATTTCATGAGAACGAACGATTTGCTTATACATCTACTCATAAGGCTCTGGCTGTAGGAGCACTTTTACAACAGAAATCAATAGAAGACCTTAATCAAAGAATTACCTATACAAGTGAGGATCTTGTTAATTATAATCCGATTACAGAAAAGCATGTTGATACGGGGATGACTCTTAAGGAGCTTTCTGATGCTTCGCTTCGATACAGTGACAATACTGCTGGAAACCTTATCCTTGAACAATTGGGGGGACCGGCTGGATTTAAAAAAGAACTAGAGGGAATTGGAGATAATGTTACCAACCCTGAGCGAATTGAGCCAGATTTAAATGTAGTTAATCCTGGTGAAACGCATGATACGAGTACACCAATAGCACTTGCTACTAGTCTTCAGGCTTTTACATTGGGAGATACACTTCCAACTGAGAAACGTGAACTTTTAATAGATTGGATGAAAAGAAATACTACTGGAGATGCGTTAATTCGTGCTGGAGTGCCGAAAGGTTGGGTAGTGGCTGATAAGACTGGAGCAGGATCATATGGTACGCGAAATGACATTGCGATCATTTGGCCATCAAAAGGAGACCCTATTGTTCTTGCTGTACTTTCAAGTCGTGATAAAAAAGAGGCTGATTATAACGACGAGCTTATTGCTGAGGCAACAGAAGAAGTAATTAAGGCCCTTAAAGTCAAAGTTAAATAG
- a CDS encoding fumarylacetoacetate hydrolase family protein, translated as MHVLQKTQKIVRYQNQQGKIHYGIVEDDMILQLSSSFAELVNKEIKYDGVELKYSDVKILEPVKPSKVVNFGWTYAGHAKETGGEANLVEPFLFLKPLSSLIADKENIILPPNELSNQVELEGEVALVIGKRGKNIKEEDALDYVFGCTIFNDVTARDLTKKDPQFTRGKGFDTFGPLGPCIVTGVDPTNLRIVTTLNGRVVQDGNTNEMSLSIPFLISWLSQVMTLEPGDILATGSPSGSCTIKSGDEVVVEVENIGRLCNGVQ; from the coding sequence ATGCATGTGCTACAAAAAACACAAAAAATAGTTCGCTATCAGAATCAACAGGGCAAAATACATTACGGTATTGTTGAGGATGACATGATATTACAACTGTCTAGCAGTTTTGCTGAACTTGTCAACAAGGAAATAAAGTATGACGGGGTCGAGCTGAAATATAGTGACGTGAAAATCTTGGAACCTGTAAAACCTTCGAAAGTGGTTAATTTCGGCTGGACATATGCAGGTCATGCGAAGGAAACGGGTGGAGAGGCAAACCTTGTTGAACCATTCCTATTTTTAAAGCCATTATCTTCGCTTATTGCAGACAAGGAGAATATTATCCTTCCTCCAAACGAGCTATCCAATCAAGTGGAACTTGAAGGGGAAGTGGCCCTTGTCATTGGAAAGCGCGGAAAAAACATTAAAGAAGAAGACGCGCTGGATTATGTATTTGGGTGCACGATATTTAATGACGTCACAGCAAGAGATCTTACAAAAAAAGATCCACAGTTTACGCGGGGCAAAGGATTTGATACATTCGGACCTTTGGGACCGTGCATCGTTACCGGGGTAGATCCTACAAATTTAAGGATTGTGACCACTTTAAACGGCCGTGTTGTCCAAGACGGAAATACCAATGAAATGTCTCTAAGCATTCCGTTTCTAATCAGCTGGCTTTCACAGGTAATGACACTTGAGCCCGGTGACATTTTGGCCACGGGTTCACCATCTGGCAGCTGCACGATCAAGTCGGGGGATGAAGTCGTTGTTGAAGTCGAGAATATCGGTCGGTTATGTAATGGTGTCCAGTAA
- a CDS encoding cyclase — MDKRVQFDFEIEFTNGGGLQGQEFRLDIDGDAITDQELAKYIVEDMRLLMVGEVKIFNKKIINEKHKRKPVDENSKK; from the coding sequence ATGGATAAAAGAGTTCAATTTGACTTTGAAATAGAGTTTACTAATGGCGGTGGGCTACAAGGGCAGGAATTCCGCCTTGATATTGATGGAGATGCCATCACTGACCAAGAGTTAGCCAAGTATATTGTAGAGGATATGAGGTTACTAATGGTTGGAGAAGTTAAGATATTTAATAAAAAGATAATTAATGAAAAACATAAACGAAAACCTGTTGATGAGAACTCTAAAAAGTAA
- a CDS encoding BlaR1 family beta-lactam sensor/signal transducer gives MFLTYFIIGLLVSSFSVTVILLIRKWFGRQLTAKWHYHLWMFLFIALALPFIPTDLYNFSSLFSSGDINQINVPSSNMKKTGTDMMQGLHLIQDFSVSVNRPDLSLLNRGVMGLWMSGMLLFTFTMVRGWLTIRRIKNYSSPFSNQEVLVLFEECKKRLQIKKPIEIVISNRVQSPMIFGLFQTYIVLPSQHENWLSLKNYEYIFLHELNHYKNKDLLTNYMILFYQIIYWFNPLVWLAFREMRLDREIACDTSVLQLLDDHSINEYGNTIINFLDLSKRSSNLQLVTQLNGSKLQIKKRIEQISAYKHSAKKSLRKSVFIYVLASIILTIQLPFVSAFATENDRYYFKNDGVVYEDLHQFFKGYEGSFVLYDHNAQQYRIYNEEKSTLRVSPDSTYKIYSALFALESNVISTEESKLSWDGTEQPYEAWNMDQDVSSALQKSVNWYFQELDRRTGFETIQSNLQEINYGNSDVSGEFSEFWNESSLKISPVEQVQLLQAFYNNQFGYKERHIQAVKEALLLEKHEEARLSGKTGTGAVNGKNINGWFIGYVETKNNTYFFATNIQNEDDSSGSKAGEITLSILKDLGIYNENEGEKYGEKHS, from the coding sequence ATGTTTTTAACCTACTTTATAATAGGTCTATTGGTGTCTTCATTTTCCGTTACTGTTATCCTCCTTATACGAAAATGGTTTGGAAGACAATTAACAGCAAAATGGCACTATCATTTGTGGATGTTTCTTTTTATCGCTTTAGCACTTCCATTCATACCTACTGATTTATATAATTTTAGTTCTCTCTTTAGCAGCGGGGATATAAATCAGATTAATGTACCCAGCTCTAATATGAAAAAAACTGGGACTGATATGATGCAGGGCCTACACCTCATACAAGACTTTTCTGTATCGGTCAATCGGCCGGACCTGTCCTTACTTAATAGGGGAGTGATGGGTTTATGGATGTCAGGGATGCTTTTATTTACCTTTACTATGGTTCGTGGATGGCTCACAATCAGAAGGATAAAGAATTATTCTTCTCCGTTTTCCAATCAAGAAGTTCTCGTGCTTTTCGAAGAATGCAAGAAAAGACTACAGATAAAAAAACCAATAGAGATTGTTATTTCGAATAGAGTCCAATCTCCAATGATATTCGGGCTTTTTCAAACATATATCGTCTTACCTTCTCAGCATGAAAACTGGCTTAGCTTGAAAAATTACGAGTATATCTTTCTTCATGAACTGAATCACTATAAAAACAAGGATTTGCTGACAAATTACATGATATTGTTCTATCAAATCATATATTGGTTTAATCCCCTTGTTTGGCTTGCTTTTAGAGAAATGAGATTGGATCGGGAAATCGCGTGTGATACATCTGTTTTACAGTTACTAGATGATCATTCTATTAATGAATATGGAAATACTATCATTAATTTTTTGGATCTTTCAAAACGGTCAAGTAATCTACAGTTAGTGACACAATTAAACGGTTCGAAGCTTCAAATCAAAAAACGAATTGAACAAATTTCTGCCTATAAGCATTCCGCAAAAAAATCATTAAGAAAAAGCGTCTTCATTTATGTGTTGGCCAGTATCATTTTGACAATCCAATTACCTTTCGTTTCCGCATTTGCGACGGAAAACGACCGATACTATTTTAAAAATGACGGAGTAGTTTATGAGGATTTACATCAATTCTTTAAAGGGTATGAAGGAAGCTTTGTTTTATATGATCATAACGCACAGCAATATCGCATTTATAATGAAGAGAAAAGCACTTTGCGGGTATCACCTGATTCCACTTACAAAATCTATAGTGCCTTATTTGCTCTAGAATCAAATGTGATATCAACCGAAGAATCCAAACTTTCATGGGATGGGACGGAGCAACCCTATGAAGCTTGGAATATGGATCAGGATGTCTCATCTGCTTTACAAAAATCTGTAAACTGGTATTTCCAAGAATTAGATCGTCGAACAGGATTTGAAACAATTCAATCCAATCTACAAGAGATAAACTATGGAAATTCCGATGTATCTGGGGAATTTAGTGAATTCTGGAACGAGTCCTCATTAAAAATTTCTCCAGTCGAGCAAGTCCAACTGCTGCAAGCCTTTTATAACAATCAATTTGGATATAAGGAAAGGCATATCCAAGCTGTGAAGGAAGCACTACTCTTAGAAAAGCATGAAGAAGCTCGCCTATCAGGAAAAACAGGTACAGGAGCAGTGAATGGAAAAAACATCAATGGTTGGTTTATCGGGTATGTAGAGACGAAGAACAATACTTATTTCTTTGCTACCAATATACAAAATGAAGATGATTCATCTGGAAGCAAAGCGGGAGAAATCACTTTATCAATTTTAAAAGATTTAGGAATCTATAATGAAAATGAAGGGGAGAAATATGGAGAAAAACATTCCTAG
- a CDS encoding DUF4272 domain-containing protein codes for MFTEEEQKFLKKKHPNHNELIQYSWKLECIWLLLWSVNLIADLDVPVDTCNAEYVFETVFSLHSKQELLDESTLKPTSDILDSLDFIYRAHWAVREAQINHLEVPSSLDEGVVYERHYTLNWLVNYMDQEWEEISTDT; via the coding sequence ATATTCACAGAAGAAGAACAAAAGTTTTTAAAGAAAAAACATCCTAATCACAATGAGCTGATCCAATACTCGTGGAAGTTAGAATGCATTTGGCTTCTGCTTTGGTCTGTAAATCTAATAGCCGATTTAGATGTTCCAGTCGATACTTGCAATGCTGAATATGTTTTTGAGACGGTTTTTTCTCTTCATTCTAAACAAGAGTTGCTTGATGAATCCACTTTAAAACCAACTAGTGATATATTAGATAGTCTTGATTTTATTTATAGGGCACATTGGGCGGTACGAGAAGCCCAAATAAATCATTTGGAAGTTCCATCATCTCTAGATGAAGGCGTTGTATATGAAAGGCACTACACCCTTAATTGGCTAGTAAATTATATGGATCAAGAATGGGAGGAAATAAGTACAGATACATAA
- a CDS encoding CPBP family intramembrane glutamic endopeptidase has translation MVLYMQGLIQLKSSYSERLAETIELCFLKGGISINHSRTNMFLLFLAILFFAGIILFSFRMFVWGLLPLIFLLILYISTNKYRSSVSLFIFFLLGTLVYQLGSIYINEWNISKEMKIIINRCLLIFIMIGTVISLMLSKQKIFSYARLPDWHRRIKMPFHTIKLPYFLLIGLMVSSTILIPLFSQEMSDLKTVLLFGILFAIINATLEEVIWRGIMLSSLKRNVSTFYAVVITSIGFGLLHISIGIPVIISLLFSFGGLFYAIVVLKTDSIYPSIVFHIVINLGMVFNGWII, from the coding sequence ATGGTATTGTATATGCAAGGACTTATTCAGCTAAAGAGCAGTTATTCCGAACGTTTAGCTGAAACGATTGAATTGTGCTTTCTTAAAGGGGGGATTAGCATAAATCACTCACGGACAAATATGTTTCTCTTATTTTTGGCAATCTTATTTTTCGCAGGTATTATTCTTTTTTCATTTAGGATGTTTGTTTGGGGATTATTGCCACTCATATTCTTGCTTATTCTCTACATTTCAACTAATAAATACCGTTCATCAGTTTCCTTGTTTATTTTCTTCTTATTAGGTACATTGGTGTATCAACTCGGAAGCATCTATATCAATGAATGGAACATATCCAAAGAAATGAAAATCATAATAAACAGATGTTTACTTATATTTATTATGATTGGAACAGTGATTTCACTAATGTTGTCTAAGCAGAAGATATTTTCCTATGCACGATTACCAGATTGGCACAGGCGTATCAAAATGCCGTTTCATACAATTAAATTACCGTATTTTTTACTTATTGGGCTAATGGTATCAAGCACAATACTTATACCATTATTTAGTCAAGAAATGAGCGATTTAAAAACAGTATTACTTTTCGGTATATTGTTTGCCATCATAAACGCTACACTTGAAGAAGTAATTTGGAGAGGTATTATGTTATCTAGTTTAAAAAGAAATGTTTCCACCTTTTATGCTGTCGTAATAACCAGTATCGGATTCGGGCTACTGCATATATCAATTGGAATTCCTGTAATAATAAGCTTACTTTTTTCTTTTGGGGGGCTTTTTTATGCAATCGTAGTTTTAAAGACCGATAGTATATATCCATCCATAGTTTTTCATATTGTTATCAACTTGGGTATGGTTTTCAATGGATGGATAATTTGA
- a CDS encoding flavodoxin codes for MSKIVMIFASMSGNTEEMADIIIEGITEISDVNIEKIDIMEGPEASILGEYDGILLGAYTWGDGELPDDFLDFYEEMDHIDLTGKKAAVFGSCDSSYSQYGAAVDILTEKLREQGADIVLEGLKVELNPDDEDIKNCQNFGRDFIKKSLVSSI; via the coding sequence ATGTCTAAAATCGTTATGATTTTTGCCAGTATGAGTGGAAATACAGAAGAAATGGCGGATATCATTATAGAAGGAATCACAGAAATCAGTGATGTGAATATCGAAAAGATAGATATAATGGAAGGTCCTGAAGCCTCCATACTTGGAGAGTATGATGGTATCTTATTAGGCGCATATACGTGGGGAGACGGAGAATTACCGGATGATTTTTTAGACTTTTATGAGGAAATGGATCATATTGATCTAACTGGAAAGAAAGCTGCGGTGTTTGGTTCCTGCGATTCATCTTACTCACAATATGGTGCGGCCGTAGATATTTTGACTGAAAAATTAAGGGAACAGGGTGCTGATATCGTCCTAGAAGGGTTAAAAGTAGAATTAAATCCAGATGATGAGGATATCAAAAACTGCCAAAATTTCGGGAGGGATTTTATAAAGAAAAGTCTTGTCTCTTCAATATAG
- a CDS encoding dihydrofolate reductase family protein, producing the protein MSINVRSRRMILDLAVTLDGFIEGKNGEVDWCIMDPEMGFINFLNQIDTILYGRKSYDLWGQYTPGIEDADTEKELWKIVHSKEKYVFSRTQKGTDNKAIFINDNIVEEVNKLKNKPGKDIWLYGGASLITTFINLGLVDEFRLSVHPVILGEGKPLFIDIKKRLNLKLVNTKTFSSGVVQLIYHLNEN; encoded by the coding sequence ATGTCCATTAACGTAAGATCAAGAAGAATGATTTTAGATTTGGCAGTTACTTTAGATGGTTTTATAGAAGGGAAAAATGGGGAAGTTGATTGGTGCATCATGGACCCTGAGATGGGGTTTATTAATTTCTTAAATCAAATTGATACCATTTTATATGGAAGAAAAAGCTACGATTTATGGGGACAATACACTCCAGGAATTGAAGATGCCGATACAGAAAAAGAACTTTGGAAAATAGTTCATAGTAAAGAAAAATACGTGTTTTCCAGAACGCAAAAAGGGACTGATAATAAAGCAATATTTATAAATGATAATATTGTTGAAGAAGTAAATAAATTAAAGAATAAGCCTGGTAAAGACATCTGGCTATATGGCGGAGCAAGTCTTATTACAACATTTATCAATTTAGGGCTTGTTGATGAATTTAGATTATCTGTTCATCCTGTTATTTTGGGAGAAGGAAAACCTTTGTTTATTGATATTAAAAAGAGGTTGAATTTAAAATTGGTTAATACAAAAACGTTCTCCTCTGGTGTTGTGCAACTAATTTATCATTTGAATGAAAATTAA
- a CDS encoding DUF6157 family protein, translating to MSYKNTLITISDDSKVSSAKVPVIKNGKTTIAYIEHDLINNNPYKFTQEDVQFKTYLIKNQMEAENAAELREQFFSKSKACFRASPLVKNYGWGIHYNNQGKIAIYDVNSEMYNQLLKQDDITKLKGMRSKRK from the coding sequence ATGAGTTATAAGAACACACTTATTACCATTTCAGATGATTCAAAAGTTTCTTCAGCAAAGGTACCTGTCATCAAAAACGGTAAAACCACCATTGCTTATATCGAGCATGATTTAATTAACAATAACCCCTATAAATTTACACAAGAAGACGTCCAATTCAAAACATATTTAATTAAAAATCAAATGGAAGCGGAAAATGCAGCTGAACTTCGAGAACAGTTCTTTTCAAAATCCAAGGCTTGCTTCAGGGCTTCTCCTTTAGTGAAAAATTATGGTTGGGGAATTCATTATAATAATCAAGGGAAAATTGCCATATATGATGTTAACAGTGAAATGTATAACCAATTGCTTAAGCAAGATGACATTACAAAACTTAAAGGCATGCGCTCCAAAAGAAAATAA
- a CDS encoding alpha/beta fold hydrolase, whose protein sequence is MAYCKVRQAEIYYEDLGEGIPILMIHGYSPDHRLMSGCMEPIFTNREGWRRIYIDLPGMGLTKEYNEICSSDEMLNAVLDFIQAVIPNQEYVIAGESYGGYIARGIIEKHQEQILGAAFICPLIIPLPENRTVEKHKIMKTDEKFIGNLSKDELEDFRNNNIVLDEYTWVRYNKEILSGCKIGDEKFLNKVKNKYGFSFKIDQSDFIKPSVFLLGRQDSSVGYKDALDLVNKYPRGTFAVLDIAGHNLQIEQPQLFSNLLNEWLDRIEEFQN, encoded by the coding sequence ATGGCATATTGCAAAGTTCGCCAAGCTGAAATATATTATGAAGATTTAGGGGAAGGTATACCAATTTTAATGATACACGGTTATTCTCCGGACCATCGATTAATGAGTGGTTGTATGGAACCTATATTTACTAATAGGGAGGGGTGGCGACGTATTTATATTGACCTACCTGGAATGGGATTAACAAAAGAATATAACGAAATATGCAGTTCTGATGAAATGTTGAATGCTGTTTTAGATTTTATTCAAGCTGTAATTCCTAACCAAGAGTACGTAATTGCTGGGGAATCTTACGGTGGCTATATAGCTAGGGGCATTATTGAAAAGCATCAAGAACAAATACTCGGTGCAGCATTTATATGCCCTCTTATTATTCCTCTTCCAGAAAATAGAACAGTTGAGAAACATAAAATAATGAAAACGGATGAAAAATTTATTGGAAATTTATCAAAGGATGAATTAGAAGATTTTAGAAATAACAACATTGTACTTGATGAGTACACTTGGGTAAGGTACAACAAAGAAATTCTAAGTGGTTGTAAAATTGGAGATGAAAAGTTTCTAAATAAGGTTAAGAATAAATATGGGTTTTCTTTTAAGATTGACCAGTCTGATTTTATTAAACCCAGTGTATTCCTGTTAGGTAGACAAGATTCTTCGGTTGGATATAAAGATGCTCTTGACTTAGTAAACAAGTATCCGCGAGGAACATTTGCTGTGTTGGATATAGCAGGCCACAATTTACAAATTGAACAACCACAACTTTTTAGCAATCTATTAAATGAGTGGTTGGATAGAATTGAAGAGTTCCAAAACTAA
- a CDS encoding DUF4272 domain-containing protein, producing MSSSKKRKKQSEKILKTLKVPINKHLPLTENEEEASLRTKEEIIDRIISLAIVSAKAMEAPPEKYSQKKNKSF from the coding sequence ATGAGTAGTTCGAAAAAGAGAAAAAAACAATCCGAAAAAATATTAAAGACCCTAAAGGTACCAATAAATAAACATTTACCCTTAACGGAAAATGAAGAAGAAGCTTCCCTTAGAACAAAGGAAGAGATTATAGATAGAATTATTTCATTAGCGATAGTCTCAGCGAAAGCCATGGAGGCTCCGCCAGAAAAATATTCACAGAAGAAGAACAAAAGTTTTTAA
- a CDS encoding MOSC domain-containing protein — MNDESIVSASGVVIAVSKSDKHTFSKENCNSINLLKGLGVEGDAHSGKTVKHRSRVAKNPNQPNLRQVHLIHSELLDELKDRFNVTAGQMGENITTKGIDLLELPKDSLLFIGETAVIKVTGLRNPCAQIDQFKSGLMNAVLDRDQHGNLIRKAGIMSIVLESGEVHPGDQVRIQLPPLPHTPLERV; from the coding sequence ATGAATGACGAAAGTATCGTCTCGGCTAGCGGAGTAGTAATAGCTGTAAGTAAAAGTGATAAACACACATTCAGCAAGGAAAATTGTAATAGTATAAATCTGTTGAAGGGTTTGGGCGTTGAAGGAGATGCCCATTCAGGTAAAACCGTTAAGCATCGTTCACGTGTAGCGAAGAACCCAAATCAACCTAACCTGCGGCAAGTTCACCTTATCCACTCAGAATTATTAGATGAATTGAAAGACAGGTTTAATGTTACAGCTGGACAAATGGGTGAAAATATTACCACAAAAGGTATTGATCTGCTTGAATTACCGAAGGATTCGTTACTATTTATTGGGGAAACAGCAGTTATTAAAGTAACAGGTCTACGAAATCCATGTGCCCAGATTGATCAATTTAAATCAGGACTTATGAACGCTGTTTTGGATCGGGATCAGCATGGGAACTTGATACGTAAAGCAGGAATCATGAGCATAGTTTTGGAAAGTGGTGAGGTTCACCCTGGAGACCAGGTTAGAATTCAATTACCACCGTTACCTCATACACCACTAGAGAGGGTTTAA
- a CDS encoding CoxG family protein: MATGTHTVVVPVDVQAVWDYVSDLEKWATTVPAYKEHEIINDKQSIWTFEGRVKGIKKTIQAQVDITEWNEPSNIKFELKGLSDNFTGSGHFTAEDVNGKTIMTCTVEIHAGGLSGAVLTPIIKWAVPKVASRLTESIARKIAVFS, translated from the coding sequence ATGGCAACGGGAACGCATACTGTAGTAGTTCCAGTAGATGTACAAGCAGTTTGGGATTATGTCAGTGATCTCGAAAAATGGGCAACGACAGTACCAGCCTATAAAGAGCATGAAATCATAAATGACAAGCAATCTATTTGGACATTTGAAGGTCGTGTGAAAGGTATTAAAAAAACAATACAAGCGCAGGTAGATATTACCGAATGGAATGAACCTTCAAATATTAAGTTTGAACTAAAAGGTTTATCAGATAATTTTACAGGAAGCGGTCACTTTACTGCAGAAGATGTTAATGGAAAAACAATAATGACTTGTACGGTGGAAATCCATGCAGGCGGATTATCTGGTGCGGTGTTAACACCAATTATTAAATGGGCTGTTCCAAAAGTAGCATCTCGTTTAACAGAATCTATCGCACGTAAAATTGCAGTATTCTCATAG